The Onychomys torridus chromosome 2, mOncTor1.1, whole genome shotgun sequence sequence CAATCTCCAGGAAGAGAGGCCTAGAACTTGGAAGAGgtagaaagatctctgtgagtctgaggctagcctggtctgcacagtgagttccagactatcCAGGGCTATCCAATGGGAACTgtttcaaaaaagatttattctttcacattttcacacacacacacacacacacacacacacacacacacacacacacgtcatattcttcctctcccattattttctcttatcccctcctcctcccaccaaaCCCTTCCCAAGGAGCAAACTCGTAGAGAACTATAACAATTCAGGTGAACTCAGGACCAGTTAGGAGCCACTGGAGTCAAATGGAAATAAAGTCAATTTCAAGGTGAAAAAGTGTCAAAGAGGAATAAAATGAAGAGCAAAGTGACTCTTCAACTGGGAGATTCAAAGACTCCTCCCGTGACGGTCTCGTGGAGTGGCTAGAAGACAGCAGAACAGGGACGGGCCAGGGTGACGGGCCAGGGTGATGGGCCAGGGTGATGGGCACTTCCTCCAGGTAGCCCTGAGTGCAGAGCACTCACTCAGCAGGCTGGGAACCAGGAGGCTGGctccagctgtaactccagcagcagcagcacccgGCCAGGACACAGAAGGAGCACCTGAGAGTGCCGGCTGGGGTTCACATCAAGGGTgctagaggggaggggaggggacaggataTTCTGTGGATGAGCAGGGGCATCCATCAGCTGAGAGCGGGAAGGGGTTTTCTAGAAAAGGAAGTTTCCAAGATGAACCCTGGGGATCAATGAACAATGAATGAAGACTGCCAGGTCAGAGCCCGTAGCATCTGTAGAAATGCTATCATGTGTATAAATCCATAGTGTCTCATTAGGGTCtccgttgctgtgaagagacaccatgaccacggcaactctcataaaggaagacactgtttcagaggtttagtccattaccatcatgctGTGTcgtggtgctgaagaaggagctcaGAGCTCCACattttgatctgcaggcagcagcaggagtCTGTGGCCCACCGGCCAGATCTCAgtttatgagacctcaaagcctgcctcacagtgacacacatcctccaacaaagccacgcctcctcatagtgccacttgctatgggctaagcattcaaacacatgagtccacGGGAGCCATGCCTTGTTATAGAATATTTAGATATGTaaagacgtgttacatttgtttatgctgcatttgtttcattaaagatgtgttgcatttgtttaccttacctgcctaaggcacctgattggtctaataaagagctgaacggccaatatgTAGGCCGAAGAGGGaaagacagggctggcaggcagagagaataagcaggaggaggaatctaggctggagagaggagaaggagaagagaatgagggagaaagagagggacatgccctgggtcagaagccaggcagccaccagccagacacaaaaagcagaaaaagtaggacatacagaaagaaggaaaggtaaaaagccctgaggcaaaacatagatgaagagaaacaggttaaattacaagagctagcaagaaacaagcctaagctaagggcaagcattcataactaagtctccatgtcatgatttgggagctggctagtggCCCAAAGGAAAAAACCTAGTACAatgcctattcaaaccaccacacatagtATGCCATAGAAACAGCCCTGTGTAGTAGGGATAACTTCCTAAATAACTGGGCAAAGGAGCTACTTACATGCTTTAGGTGCAAGTGTGCCTGGCTGGCAATGTCATATATTACATCTCTCACATTTTTATCTTGGTTCCTCCGTAGAAAGTCTTCTTGTGAAACACCATGCTGTGAAGAAAATATAGTTTTAGAAATCTTTAAGCACACTTAAAATCAATATTGCTTAAGAAAACAGGCATATGCAGCATATATACAGGATAATagctaatttttaaattgtgtgtgtaaatgtgtaatGGTCAATCTTCCTTATCAACTTAACTGGCTATATAATCAACTAAGAGACATGCGTATAGGTGGGTCTgtatagctggagagtttctctccagctcccgccaaggcctggcagtcctgcagcccacttataaaataaacacacagattcttacattatttaaactgtttggcctaacgGCTCatgcttctagctatctagttcttacatcttaaattaacccatttctataaatctataccttgccacatggcttgtggcttaccagtatcttacatgttggtactcatggcagcgtctcttgattcagccttcctgttcccagaattctcctctctctttgtcccgcctatacttcctgcctggctactggccaatcagcactttagttattaaccaatcagagtaacatattcacagcatagacaACATCTCACAGCAGGTCTGTGACAGTATCCCCTGGAGGATTAACTAGGGGAGGCGTCCTCCCAGATGGGCAGTGCTCTTTTGCCTGCCACCTTTGCTCCTTGCTGATGAGTGCATCTGTCGTCTGCTGCCACTGCTGTCAGCCTTCACTGACACTGGGGTCCAGCCTCTCGGGCTTCAAATGCGCAACAAAGACCTGCGGCTCTCCAGGAATCCCCCAGACCTTCAATGTCAGGCTGGGGTTGCTGAGGCATCTAGCCAATACAGTGTGTATGATGTACAGAGAAAGTATAAAATACAAAAGGATTAAaaggagggttggggagatggctcaacgattaagagcacttgttgctctggcGGAGGGCCAGGTTCCATCCAGTCTGAGCtcccacatctggtggctcagAACTACCTGCTCCAGAGGATCTCAGACtctctctggccttcacaggcacccacgtgtgtatacacattcacatatacattatacatacaaataaaaatgagccTTTTCTAAAAGTTCAAAAGATAGACAATAAAGAACCTCATTCAAAACCCAAAGttctaataaacatttttttaaccactgagccatctctccagcctctgataaacatttgtgtgtgtgtgtgtggagctgaggattgaacccagggccttgcgcttgctaggcaagtgctctaccactgagctaaatccccaaccctctgataaacatttttgtaaattatttatttgtttatttatttattatgtatacagcatgtatgactgcaggccagaagaaggtaccagatctcattaaagatggttgtgagccaccatgtgggtgctgggaattgaactcaggacctctggaagagcagtcgatgcccttaacctctgagccatctctccagccccctgataaacatttttaaaagacatattcCAACTGGGTAAGATGGccaatgcctgtaaccccagcactggagggtaaagacagaaggatcagaaatgtaaggccatcctcagctacataaagattcaagagttcaagttcagcctaaGCTACCAGAAACCTTGAccccttcaaaaacaaaatcaatgaaaattattccctccaataaaataaaataacaaacaggcCCAGGTGAGGTTACTATAACTTCTTGAAGGGAGTTAGTCATTGGCAAGGAGGTGCAGGCTGTCCAGGCCTTCTGATTGCAGTGCCTCCAGACACCTCATGCTTGACTATCTCAGTAAGCAGGGCAAAAGCAAGAAGTGGTATGCATACCTTTCCAACAGCAATGgaacaaactaaacaaaacaaagagcaactCCCCTCCTGGTGTCCCAGGAATCATTAGCAGGTCACAGCCTCACCTGCACACAGACATCCATGGGCAGGAACACTTTTCTCCTGCTACCATGATAGGGTGCTGCTCTCAAGCACGTGACAATGCCTTGTGCCTTCCCAATGTGGCTCGCAGCATGGTCTGCATGAAGATCTTTCACACCTAGAATTACAGACACCAAATGGGGTTGCTCTCCTGTCCTTGAAGCACAGCAAATCAAGGAAATAGCACAAGCCatcacctggacccaggaaaagcatttgtactgtcagacATCTGGAAAATAGGATTTACAAGGGAAAGTGGGTGCCAGGGATAAGCCAACCATCTTCCTGCTAGCAGTACCCCAAATCTCCACTGTTAGCTCTCCAACTTTTTGCACACTAAGAACACACTGAGAATTTAATCAGACTTCATGGGAAACTTAAgagttttatttcttcccttgaaGTAATTTCATAACAACCTTACTTTTAGAGTACAACAGGACAGGCCTGGGACATTCAACAGGGACTGTATTCTGGGGTCTGATATAAAGACAGATCACTCTCTTCAAATGAGATACTATCGTCCTTGGCCCCAATAATCTCTTCCTTACAATAAGATGCCACCAACTTGGAGCAAGGTCAGAAGAAAAGTgccatttcaaatatttttaaagtagagGAGAAAGAGACTCTCATAAACTATTATAAGTatagttttattctgttttccacCTCATGGGGAAGAACTGAAGTACAGAAACTTGAAGTCATAGGAGATGCTGTAGGAAAGGGAAAGGCATTGGCACTCCAGATTATTAACCCAGAGCATTCCCACGAGTGCCTGCTGCTTCTGTGGGAGTCTGAGCACTTGAACGAGTCTGCACTCCGAAAGGAACAGAAATGCACAGATAATAGAGatgttctctttcttcctactgaaaataaaagttggctggtgaagcacacctttaatcccagcactcaggaggcagagacaggaggatttcaatgagttcaaggacagcctggtctacatactgagttccaggctagccataTTACATcatcagactctgtctcaaaagtaaataagtaaaagttGTAGCTAGGCATGATAGTGTATACTTGTAATCAAAGCACTtacagaagctgaggcaggaggactgtctctagtttgagaccagcctaggctatacaacaaaaccctgtctcaaaaggggaaAAACTTGTTACTTTATAGACAATACAAAGCAAGCTTAGAAGTGAGTCTGAGGCACGAAAGAGAGAAGGGACTCACCCAGCACCTCCAGTGTCAAGTACAGCAGAGAGCTCTGCGTGCCCTCGGCGTAGTCCTCAAGCTCCTGGATGCTGCGATAGGCTTTGTCATCcagatttttttcctgaagtcaaagaaaatgcaaatggAGTCCAtcgaattattattttatgatgaAAAGTGCTATTTTTTTGCCTGAAATGAGTAAGAATTTAACTTAACAGATTTGTTTCGTGCACAATCAAGATTAAAATACAGCTAGgcatgggactggagaaatggctcagtggctaagagtacatgctgctcttgcagagaccctGGGTTCTGTTCTTAGCATGTCTGGGCAGCCAATGCCCCTGACCTCCTCAGAAACACCTGCATATGCTATCTATACGACACATTCACCCAggcaaaatatatacacacatacattttttttgagctgaggattgaacccagggccttgtgcttacgaggctagcactctaccactgagctaaatccccaaccctaaatatatattttattgtatataatctttttaaaattctatataaatgctaggccagccagggctacatgagaccctgtctcaaaacacaaaaataattccccacccccatcaaagTCTTATATATCAGTGCTCACAAATCGCCTCACAAAATAAGGCTCAAGAATAGCAAGAATGCACAACCTCACAGGCTCAGGGCTTCCCTTCTTCAGCTCTTGGTCACTCATGTGTCTTCTCTGCACGCTTACTGCTGAGTTGAAAGAGTCCTGATATATGTTAGATATTAAGCACTTATGAGATAAGTAACTGAACGTATTTCCCATTATCTCTGAGTTTTCAACTTTTTGaagcttttaattttaatgaattttaatttaCCTCTTTTCGTTTTCTTATCTGTGCCTTTGACATCATATTTCAGAAACCATCACctaatttaaagtaataaatatttacagtttacattaatatttttttttctttttgccggagctgaggaccgaactcagggcttTTTTACATCATCAATGTTTTCtccaaagttttgttttgtcttgttttggggGGGTCTTTGATAGGTCATCAAACTAAATTGCTGACTTTCATACACATTGTGAGGCAGGGGTCCTGATtcaggctatttatttatttagctttactattttttagaaagggtctcatgtatcccaagctgtCCCCCAACTATGACTGTGCCTAAGAATGGCCTTGAACCCTCCCCCGCACATGCCCAGTGCTGGGGGAGTGACCTGCACCCCAACACCTAGCTTGAGTCCTTCTTTGCAGGTGTATACCCTGTGGTCTCAGCACCATCTGTTGAAAACAATACTTCCCCTGAATAGTCCACATGCGCTCATCACTCAATTGACTAGACTCGCTTACTTCTTTTTATAGTTAATTTACGACAGCAGGTGTAGCTGTTCACAtgaacatagaggtcagaggacaactttgggaagtcagttctctcttgtCACCTTGTGGGGTCacgggatcaaactcaggtcatgaggtttctgcagcaagtacttttccttgctgagccaccttgcctgcCCATGGATGGACTCTGTGTCTATACCACTGCTCTGTATGTCCATCCTTTGCCAATACCACATTTGATTACTACAGCTTTACAGCCATGTTTTCCTATTAACAGCTTATTAATTGAAGGAGCAGGGGAAGACAAGGACAAAGGAGGTAAACACAGATGAGGACAGCCTCAAAGTGCAGCTTCCAGCAAGCAGGACatgatggagcacacctgtaaaCCCTGCACTCCAGAGGTGAAGTTCCAGAACAGGTTGGCCACCTGAGACCTGGTTTTAAActcttgtaaccccagcactcaggagacagggctgCAAGTTCAGGGCTAATTGGActactagtgagttccaggtcagtcagggatatcctgtctcaaatattTTAGGGCTAAAGGGTTGACTTGGttcgttaagagcacttgctgctctttcagatgacccaggttcaattctcagcataaCAACCATCTAACCCTAGTTCCAGAAGATTCAAACCTTCTTCTGGATTCCTTGGGCAATGTATACACATGGTACTCAGGTAtacttgcagacaaaacatctgtacatataaaatttaaaactcttaaaaaatagtaataataacttaAGGGCTAGGGATATAGTCCAGTGGGTAGCATCCATAAACCCAGCACAACTGGCAcagtggcacagacctgtaatcattacagagggtcagaagttcaaggtcatcctgcacaagtaagttcaagaccaacctgtgctatgagaccctgtctggggaaaaaatattaaagaataaataaataaagtaaatgtaCATCTTTCCGACAATGGTGTGTGATTAAATATTGGGCCGAGGAGGACACTGACCCAAAATACATCAAAAAGACTACAAAAATGACTCCATGGCCTAGGGCAGTAGCAGCTGGCCTGGGTCAGAATTTATCTCTGAGCAGTTAACAGCAATCTCCACCCCTGGGACTATCAGACTCCATTGTGTTTACTTCTTGGGCACATCTAGCACCAGGGCAGATGTGTGACCAGCCTTACCAAAGGCTACTCCAGCAGCTGATGGTATCAAGTAATGAGTCGTTTTTAAGGCACGGTAATCACCTGTGGTTATAATCTTCAGAAGTCTCTTCTATTTACTTTGTTATCCACTGGTCTAATGTTTgcaatgctgggaattaaagctTTACCACCACACATCTCCAGTCCACcaagtctttctttttaagatacaCATGCATTTACTGATCAAATGATGCAACCCCGAATCAACCCctggttttctttaaaacatcCAATGGAGTTAATGAAGAGAGAAGATACGTGAAGCAAGGCAGCTATCTGGGCATGGCGGCCTGTGCCTGTGATTGCAGACCTTGGAGCaggcatgcgcgcgcgcgcgcacacacacacacacacacacacacacacacacacacacacaccttctgtcTAGGTGCTGGTCTCTACCTGACTCTTGGTAGGGAGTCAGGAGACAGGTATGGCATGTAAGGATGGACTA is a genomic window containing:
- the Ndufaf6 gene encoding NADH dehydrogenase (ubiquinone) complex I, assembly factor 6 isoform X5, with the protein product MWNWRRLVKDLVSEKTIGLMRMQFWKKAVEDMYCDSPPHQPVAAELWKAVKRHNLTKRWLMRMIDEREKNLDDKAYRSIQELEDYAEGTQSSLLYLTLEVLGVKDLHADHAASHIGKAQGIVTCLRAAPYHGSRRKVFLPMDVCVQHGVSQEDFLRRNQDKNVRDVIYDIASQAHLHLKHVTLEDYLKKIQQVDFDIFHPSLQQKNTLLPLSLYIQSWRKRY